From a region of the Burkholderia sp. PAMC 26561 genome:
- a CDS encoding DUF3311 domain-containing protein, with protein sequence MSSESVSSGKRAAGRLLLLIPYVALLWLPFYNDVRPSFAGFPFFYWYQLLWVPLTSLILYVIYKWVR encoded by the coding sequence ATGAGTTCAGAAAGCGTTTCCTCCGGAAAACGCGCAGCCGGCAGGCTGCTGCTGTTGATCCCTTACGTCGCCTTATTGTGGCTGCCCTTTTATAACGACGTGCGTCCGTCATTCGCCGGTTTTCCTTTCTTCTATTGGTATCAGCTGCTATGGGTGCCGCTGACGTCGCTGATCCTGTACGTCATTTACAAGTGGGTCCGATAA
- a CDS encoding cache domain-containing protein, which produces MKRKWLILALLPFIGAMATIAIAVAFQAKALSNSEQREIAAAYRSSKEVELKNYVALAESAVAPLYNSGRDDPATRAEALAILSKLEFGSDGYFFVYDLQGDLLMHPRLAQLVGTNLWSMHDPHGALTIQSLLAKAKSGGGFVEYLWERPSTHKMESKLGYVVTFERWGWMVGTGIYLDDVNMALSQTGRQASSNIRHTLFLIGLVGALGMGFIGACGIAMNVTDHRSSDAQLKIMARQVVESQEAERGRLSRELHDGISQMLVSIKLLLESALALKPVNASREDPSGPPIHNALAQTNRTLAEIRQISHDLRPAMLDDFGLGAALRQLALEFNEAGNAPHTNVTVDAAKSDAHPLPDAVNTALFRVAQEALTNIQRHAHAANARVTLTCAPGRVVLTIIDDGIGFGSGAVQSDPRRGIGLRNMRERVESLNGSFGIESRPGWTGLTAAIPVEFPSTVSSHLSS; this is translated from the coding sequence ATGAAGCGAAAGTGGCTGATTCTCGCTCTTCTTCCATTCATCGGAGCAATGGCTACGATTGCTATTGCCGTAGCGTTCCAGGCCAAGGCCTTGTCGAATTCGGAGCAGCGCGAAATTGCAGCGGCTTACCGAAGCAGCAAGGAAGTCGAGCTCAAGAATTACGTCGCGCTGGCGGAAAGCGCGGTTGCGCCGCTTTACAACTCAGGTCGTGACGACCCCGCTACGCGCGCTGAGGCGCTGGCAATCTTATCGAAACTCGAGTTCGGTAGCGACGGCTATTTTTTCGTCTACGACCTTCAAGGCGATTTGCTGATGCATCCACGCCTGGCGCAGCTCGTAGGCACGAACCTCTGGTCCATGCATGATCCTCATGGCGCGCTTACCATTCAATCTCTCTTGGCGAAGGCTAAAAGCGGCGGTGGGTTTGTCGAATATTTATGGGAGCGTCCGTCGACCCACAAAATGGAATCGAAGCTGGGTTACGTGGTGACTTTCGAACGATGGGGATGGATGGTCGGGACGGGCATCTATCTGGACGACGTCAATATGGCGCTTTCTCAAACAGGGCGGCAAGCGTCGTCGAATATTCGCCATACGCTGTTTTTGATCGGACTGGTCGGTGCGCTGGGAATGGGATTCATCGGCGCTTGCGGCATTGCAATGAACGTCACCGATCACCGCAGCTCGGACGCGCAGTTGAAGATCATGGCGCGTCAGGTGGTTGAATCGCAGGAGGCGGAACGAGGCCGGTTGTCGCGTGAACTTCACGACGGCATTAGCCAGATGCTCGTATCCATCAAATTGCTGCTGGAGTCGGCGCTTGCGCTAAAACCTGTCAATGCCAGCCGGGAGGATCCTAGCGGACCGCCTATTCACAACGCATTGGCGCAGACGAACCGGACGCTGGCCGAGATCCGGCAGATCTCCCACGACCTGCGTCCGGCCATGCTCGACGATTTTGGCCTCGGCGCCGCCTTGCGCCAGCTTGCGCTCGAATTCAACGAGGCGGGTAACGCACCGCACACGAACGTCACAGTCGATGCCGCAAAGAGCGATGCGCATCCGCTGCCCGATGCCGTGAACACGGCGCTATTTCGTGTCGCGCAGGAGGCGCTGACGAACATCCAGCGCCATGCGCATGCGGCCAACGCACGCGTCACGCTCACTTGCGCGCCGGGGCGGGTCGTCTTGACGATCATCGATGACGGTATCGGCTTCGGTTCCGGCGCAGTGCAGTCGGACCCGCGACGAGGTATCGGCCTGCGTAACATGCGCGAACGCGTGGAGTCGCTCAACGGCTCCTTCGGAATCGAATCGCGGCCGGGATGGACTGGCCTGACGGCTGCGATCCCGGTCGAATTCCCCTCAACCGTATCAAGCCACTTGAGCTCATGA
- a CDS encoding response regulator transcription factor, which yields MKPLELMTGTIDILLVDDHQLVRDGLRLRLDAIDGFRVVGEASNMPEALRVMERLSPRLVLTDLSMKGGSGVALTRAIRQRHPAMHVLVLSMHNNAEYMAEARAAGASGYVLKDAPATEIIAAIHTILGGGAYFNEQVKQAAAVPVKSHAKDRSNYRQIEKLTPREQELLRDLANGLSNKQIAVLHGLSVRTVETHRMSIKRKLDIEGQAELIKFAVEFFSA from the coding sequence ATCAAGCCACTTGAGCTCATGACAGGCACTATCGACATCTTGCTGGTGGACGATCATCAACTCGTGCGCGACGGATTGAGGCTGCGGCTGGATGCCATCGACGGCTTCCGGGTAGTCGGTGAAGCGAGCAATATGCCGGAGGCGCTGCGGGTCATGGAGCGTCTTTCGCCGCGCCTCGTGCTGACGGACCTCAGCATGAAAGGTGGCAGCGGCGTTGCGCTTACGCGCGCAATTCGGCAACGCCATCCGGCAATGCACGTGCTCGTTTTATCGATGCACAACAACGCCGAATACATGGCCGAAGCTCGAGCGGCAGGCGCAAGCGGATATGTGCTCAAGGACGCGCCGGCGACGGAGATCATCGCTGCGATCCATACTATTCTGGGCGGCGGCGCCTATTTCAACGAACAGGTGAAACAGGCTGCGGCGGTTCCGGTCAAAAGCCACGCCAAGGACCGCAGCAATTACAGGCAGATCGAAAAGCTGACGCCGCGTGAACAGGAGTTGTTGCGCGACCTCGCCAATGGCCTTTCCAACAAGCAGATCGCGGTGCTGCACGGGCTCTCGGTCAGGACGGTGGAGACGCACCGAATGTCGATCAAACGCAAGCTGGATATTGAGGGTCAGGCGGAACTGATCAAGTTTGCTGTTGAATTTTTCAGCGCTTGA
- a CDS encoding M24 family metallopeptidase: MNSAQEAVGEKFVLESMRRARDKTWEVVERVASKVKPGMLESEALAECKSVLQDMKMDRIWHPILIRFGENTLRTFKERSEGDPRLKDDDIFFIDLGVVWQGHEGDSGATFVVGADAEMHACAQDAKTVFDEVEHHWRTTGAGGKALYDYAAERAHALGWKLNLDIKGHRVSDFPHAIFKAGNLGDYQPHPNAGLWILEIQLAHPTRPFGAFYEDLLV; the protein is encoded by the coding sequence GTGAATAGCGCGCAAGAGGCAGTCGGCGAGAAATTCGTTCTCGAATCCATGCGTCGCGCACGTGACAAGACATGGGAAGTGGTCGAGCGGGTTGCGTCGAAGGTCAAACCCGGAATGCTGGAGTCGGAAGCCTTGGCCGAATGCAAGAGCGTTCTTCAGGACATGAAGATGGACCGAATCTGGCATCCCATCCTGATCCGCTTTGGCGAAAATACTCTGCGAACCTTCAAGGAGCGCTCCGAAGGCGATCCGCGGCTCAAGGACGACGACATCTTTTTTATCGATCTGGGTGTGGTCTGGCAAGGCCATGAAGGCGACTCGGGCGCGACCTTCGTAGTCGGCGCGGACGCCGAAATGCACGCGTGCGCGCAGGACGCAAAGACCGTCTTCGATGAAGTCGAACACCACTGGCGCACAACCGGCGCAGGCGGCAAGGCGCTGTACGACTACGCCGCCGAACGTGCGCATGCGCTGGGATGGAAGCTGAATCTCGACATCAAGGGACATCGGGTCAGCGATTTTCCGCACGCCATTTTCAAGGCGGGCAATCTCGGCGATTACCAGCCGCACCCAAATGCGGGATTGTGGATTCTGGAGATTCAGCTCGCGCATCCGACGCGTCCATTCGGCGCTTTCTACGAGGATCTGCTCGTCTAA